In Ascochyta rabiei chromosome 2, complete sequence, one genomic interval encodes:
- a CDS encoding RNA-binding ATPase activator esf2 yields MSARKRNEWLDAEESDDDERGYESVEESRAHTLPSAKRQKINHSSEDEDEDEDADFNSEDVAEADDDNEDPLSSKNAELARLEELAAGLPQDLKLQTDKLGGKPIDLKTPKKDKSGVLYVSRVPPFMKPTVLRSLLTPYGAVGRIFLTPEDTTSRQQRMRGGGTRRKLFLDGWVEFLHKKDAKFVAENLNAQTMGGKKRGRWHDEVWNVKYLTGVKWAHLVEQIQNENAERAARLRFEIQQSKKENKRFLENVERGKKESGIEATRKRRGDDADTQVAHTSGTTESKPKKGKRRLEFTQHAATSKSDKKPEPGQDVHRVLSKIF; encoded by the coding sequence ATGTCAGCACGCAAGCGCAACGAATGGCTCGACGCCGAAGAAAGCGACGACGATGAGCGAGGCTACGAGTCCGTGGAGGAAAGCAGAGCGCACACCCTGCCCTCAGCCAAACGACAAAAGATAAACCACTCGtccgaagacgaagacgaagacgaagatgCCGACTTCAACTCAGAGGACGTGGCAGAAGCAGATGACGACAATGAGGATCCCCTTTCCAGCAAAAACGCCGAACTCGCACGTCTCGAGGAGCTCGCCGCAGGCCTGCCCCAAGACCTGAAGCTACAGACCGACAAGCTCGGCGGGAAACCCATCGATCTCAAAACACCCAAAAAGGACAAATCCGGCGTACTCTACGTCTCCCGCGTCCCGCCCTTCATGAAGCCCACGGTCCTGCGCTCCCTCCTCACTCCCTACGGCGCCGTCGGCCGCATCTTCCTCACGCCAGAAGACACAACGTCGCGCCAGCAGCGCATGCGCGGCGGCGGCACACGGCGCAAGCTGTTCCTCGACGGCTGGGTTGAGTTCCTGCACAAAAAGGACGCCAAGTTTGTCGCCGAGAATCTGAATGCGCAGACAATGGGCGGCAAGAAGCGCGGGAGGTGGCACGACGAGGTCTGGAACGTCAAGTACCTGACGGGCGTCAAGTGGGCCCATCTCGTCGAGCAGATCCAGAACGAGAACGCAGAGCGCGCGGCGAGACTGCGGTTCGAGATTCAGCagagcaagaaggagaaCAAGCGCTTCCTGGAGAACGTGGAGAGGGGGAAGAAGGAGAGCGGTATCGAAgcgacgaggaagaggagagGCGACGACGCGGATACGCAAGTGGCGCACACAAGCGGGACGACCGAGAGCAAGCCGAAGAAGGGGAAGAGGAGGCTGGAATTCACGCAGCACGCGGCGACGAGCAAGAGCGACAAGAAGCCTGAGCCGGGCCAAGATGTGCACAGAGTGCTTAGCAAGATCTTCTGA